The proteins below are encoded in one region of Bosea sp. BIWAKO-01:
- the ruvC gene encoding crossover junction endodeoxyribonuclease RuvC has translation MAHAIRILGLDPGLRKTGWGIITSEGTKLSFVACGCVESDGASPLSERLKQLHDGIARVIGSFDPDEVAVEETFVNRDPQSALKLGQARGIALVVPAIAGLSVAEYAANLVKKTVVGVGHADKKQVQAMIRVLLPKAETKSADAADALAVAICHSQHRGMRALVAQMRAAS, from the coding sequence ATGGCACACGCGATTCGGATTCTCGGTCTCGATCCCGGTCTCAGGAAGACCGGCTGGGGCATCATCACCAGCGAGGGGACGAAACTCTCCTTCGTTGCCTGCGGCTGCGTCGAAAGCGACGGAGCGAGCCCGCTTTCAGAGCGCCTGAAGCAATTGCATGACGGCATTGCGCGGGTGATCGGTTCCTTCGACCCCGACGAGGTCGCGGTCGAGGAGACCTTCGTGAACCGCGACCCGCAATCGGCGCTGAAGCTTGGCCAGGCGCGCGGCATTGCACTGGTCGTGCCGGCGATCGCCGGCCTCAGCGTTGCCGAATACGCGGCCAATCTCGTCAAGAAGACGGTGGTCGGCGTCGGCCATGCCGACAAGAAGCAGGTCCAGGCGATGATCCGTGTGTTGCTGCCGAAGGCCGAGACAAAATCTGCGGATGCGGCGGACGCGCTCGCCGTGGCGATCTGCCATTCACAGCATCGCGGCATGAGGGCGCTGGTCGCGCAGATGCGCGCAGCCTCGTGA
- a CDS encoding TetR/AcrR family transcriptional regulator, which produces MIGRRPDSERRGYHHGNLKEELVKAALELITEKGANGFTVAEAARLAGVSPTAPYRHYRDKVELMADVATRGFQAFEAAQSRAWNEGKPNAWAAFQRLGQTYIAFAHEQPAYYSAMFEAGVPLDASPELRLAADRSFQMLRAACEALIATLPAGRRPPALMMALHVWAMSHGVAALFGRADAGRRSLPMSAAELLEANMLIYLQGLGLSAPGN; this is translated from the coding sequence ATGATCGGACGGCGGCCGGATTCGGAGCGACGAGGCTATCACCACGGCAACCTCAAGGAGGAGCTGGTGAAGGCGGCGCTTGAGCTGATCACAGAGAAGGGGGCGAACGGCTTCACCGTTGCCGAAGCCGCACGGCTGGCCGGGGTCAGCCCGACGGCGCCCTACCGGCATTATCGCGACAAGGTCGAACTGATGGCCGATGTCGCGACGCGGGGCTTCCAGGCCTTCGAGGCGGCGCAGTCGCGCGCCTGGAACGAGGGTAAACCCAATGCATGGGCCGCATTCCAGCGACTGGGCCAGACCTATATCGCCTTCGCTCATGAGCAGCCGGCCTATTATTCCGCGATGTTCGAGGCTGGCGTACCGCTCGATGCCAGCCCGGAATTGCGTCTTGCAGCGGATCGTTCCTTCCAGATGCTGCGCGCGGCCTGCGAGGCCCTGATCGCGACCCTGCCCGCCGGTCGCCGACCGCCGGCGCTGATGATGGCGCTGCATGTCTGGGCAATGTCGCATGGCGTGGCGGCCCTGTTCGGGCGGGCCGATGCCGGCCGTCGCTCGCTGCCGATGTCGGCGGCCGAATTGCTGGAAGCCAATATGCTGATCTATCTGCAGGGGCTCGGCCTCTCGGCACCCGGGAATTGA
- a CDS encoding globin-coupled sensor protein — MKSVSSIAIAEQDMRFRAFQIGADDLALLRLQSAFAKARLPGLLQELHVEFDRWPETGRALKTPEVHELRLAHWIRLASGDLGDGYLESARSLAAAFYRHGVPVYAVAICHTIVSNAIGAELGVDRDGLQKLNGFWQHKRFVRGIAMRAALNKAVQLDLELLLETYADVQRESRERTRAEIEAFEVTVRGVVDTVNTGATRVETMARAVSNVVQDTGTQAIVAAQASDEASANVQNVASAAEELSISLNDVSSEISRAANMAHDANAAAMKTDIIVKSLAHSAETIGAVVEMIKTIAAQTNMLALNATIEAARAGESGRGFAVVANEVKQLSARTAQATDEIAAQVPAMQAATREAVAAIESIVAFVTQMEQTTVTIAGSIDEQRAATQEIARSVNLAALGTQEVAQAASGVSEMAQTAGANVSDVLGVAENLAKQASSLTSAFENLARQGRTV, encoded by the coding sequence ATGAAATCCGTGTCCAGCATAGCCATCGCCGAACAGGACATGCGCTTCCGCGCGTTCCAGATCGGCGCCGACGATCTTGCCCTGCTGCGCCTGCAATCCGCCTTCGCCAAGGCGAGACTGCCGGGGTTGCTGCAGGAACTGCACGTCGAATTCGATCGCTGGCCGGAAACCGGCCGCGCACTGAAAACGCCCGAGGTTCATGAACTCAGGCTGGCGCATTGGATCAGGCTGGCCTCGGGCGACCTCGGGGATGGCTACCTCGAATCCGCCCGCAGCCTCGCCGCGGCCTTCTATCGTCACGGTGTTCCAGTCTACGCGGTCGCGATCTGCCACACCATCGTCTCCAACGCGATCGGCGCCGAGCTTGGTGTCGACCGCGACGGTCTCCAGAAGCTGAACGGCTTCTGGCAACATAAGCGCTTCGTCCGGGGCATTGCCATGCGGGCCGCGCTCAACAAGGCCGTACAACTGGACCTCGAATTGCTGCTCGAGACCTATGCCGACGTGCAGCGCGAAAGCCGTGAGCGCACGCGCGCCGAGATCGAGGCCTTCGAGGTCACGGTTCGCGGCGTGGTCGACACGGTCAACACCGGCGCCACCCGCGTCGAGACCATGGCGCGCGCCGTCAGCAACGTCGTGCAGGATACCGGCACGCAGGCCATTGTCGCCGCACAAGCCTCCGATGAAGCCTCGGCAAATGTCCAGAACGTCGCCAGCGCGGCCGAAGAGCTCTCAATCTCGCTGAACGATGTCTCGTCCGAAATCTCGCGCGCGGCGAACATGGCCCATGACGCCAATGCGGCCGCGATGAAGACCGACATCATCGTCAAGAGCCTGGCACATTCGGCCGAAACCATCGGCGCCGTGGTCGAGATGATCAAGACGATCGCCGCCCAGACCAACATGCTCGCGCTTAACGCCACGATCGAGGCCGCGCGCGCCGGCGAGAGCGGGCGCGGCTTTGCCGTCGTCGCAAATGAGGTCAAGCAGCTTTCGGCCCGCACGGCCCAGGCAACCGACGAGATCGCGGCACAGGTCCCGGCGATGCAGGCGGCGACGCGCGAAGCCGTCGCGGCAATCGAGAGCATCGTCGCCTTCGTCACGCAGATGGAACAGACGACGGTGACGATCGCGGGCTCGATCGACGAGCAGCGCGCCGCAACGCAGGAAATTGCCCGCAGCGTCAACCTGGCCGCGCTCGGAACGCAGGAAGTCGCGCAGGCCGCCAGCGGGGTCAGCGAGATGGCGCAGACGGCCGGCGCCAATGTCTCGGATGTCCTGGGCGTCGCGGAAAATCTGGCGAAGCAAGCCTCGTCGCTTACCTCCGCCTTCGAGAACCTCGCCCGTCAGGGCCGCACTGTCTGA
- the ybgC gene encoding tol-pal system-associated acyl-CoA thioesterase → MSAIHQLPVRVYYEDTDFSGVVYHASYLRFMERGRTELIRALGVEQRELFDGDAALGFAVRRMTIDFLKPAVMDDMLTVETVATAARGATMDVSQRVLRGEEVLITAEVKVACVGGGRARRIPDTLRHRLGLEA, encoded by the coding sequence ATGAGCGCCATCCACCAGCTTCCCGTCCGGGTCTATTACGAAGACACCGATTTCTCCGGCGTCGTCTACCACGCCTCCTATCTGCGATTCATGGAGCGCGGCCGCACCGAACTGATCCGCGCGCTCGGTGTCGAACAGCGCGAGCTGTTCGACGGGGATGCGGCATTGGGTTTCGCAGTGCGCCGCATGACGATCGATTTCCTCAAGCCCGCCGTGATGGACGACATGCTGACCGTCGAGACCGTGGCGACGGCTGCGCGCGGTGCGACGATGGATGTTTCCCAGCGCGTGCTGCGTGGCGAGGAGGTTCTGATCACCGCCGAGGTCAAGGTCGCCTGCGTCGGCGGCGGTCGGGCCCGGCGTATTCCCGACACGCTGCGCCACCGGCTGGGGCTCGAGGCGTGA
- a CDS encoding YebC/PmpR family DNA-binding transcriptional regulator: protein MAGHSQFKNIMHRKGKQDAVRSKLFSRLGREITVAAKMGMPDPNMNPRLRMAVLAARAENMPKDNIERAIKKAAGNEGENYDEVRYEGYGPGGAAVIVEALTDNRNRTASAVRSYFTKAGGALGESNSVSFMFNRVGEVTYPPEAGDADKVMEAAIEAGADDVVSDENGHTILCGFDALNEVSKALEASLGAPASAKPVWRPTTTAPLDEEKAASMMRLMEALDNDDDVQNVFANFEIADEIMAKLGS, encoded by the coding sequence ATGGCCGGGCATTCCCAATTCAAGAACATCATGCACCGCAAGGGCAAGCAGGACGCGGTGCGGTCCAAGCTGTTCTCGCGGCTCGGACGCGAAATCACCGTCGCGGCCAAGATGGGCATGCCCGACCCCAACATGAATCCGCGCCTGCGCATGGCCGTGCTCGCCGCGCGTGCCGAAAACATGCCGAAGGACAATATCGAGCGCGCCATCAAGAAGGCGGCCGGCAATGAAGGCGAGAACTATGACGAAGTGCGCTACGAGGGCTATGGCCCGGGCGGTGCCGCCGTCATCGTCGAGGCGCTGACCGATAACCGCAACCGCACCGCTTCGGCCGTCCGCTCCTACTTCACCAAGGCGGGTGGAGCTCTCGGCGAAAGCAACTCCGTCTCCTTCATGTTCAACCGCGTCGGCGAGGTCACCTACCCGCCGGAGGCCGGCGATGCCGACAAGGTCATGGAAGCGGCGATCGAGGCCGGCGCCGACGATGTCGTCAGCGACGAGAACGGGCACACCATCCTGTGCGGCTTCGATGCGCTGAACGAAGTCTCCAAGGCGCTCGAAGCCTCGCTCGGCGCGCCGGCTTCGGCCAAGCCCGTCTGGCGCCCGACGACGACTGCGCCGCTCGACGAGGAGAAAGCCGCCTCGATGATGCGGCTGATGGAGGCGCTCGACAATGACGACGACGTGCAGAACGTCTTCGCCAATTTCGAGATCGCCGACGAGATCATGGCGAAGCTCGGCTCGTAA
- the ruvA gene encoding Holliday junction branch migration protein RuvA codes for MIGKLKGLIDSYGEDFVILDVQGVGYVVQCSSRTLQRLPKPGEAAALAIETHVREDAIRLYGFLSDVERDWFRLMQVVQGVGAKVALAILSTLEPGALATAIATNDKAAVARSPGVGPKLAQRLCAELKDKAPAFGHIDPGVVQLAGALEDRKLPQAVADAISALSNLGYPQAQAVAAVAAASKAAGEGAGTAQLIKLGLKELAK; via the coding sequence ATGATCGGCAAGCTCAAGGGGCTGATCGATTCCTATGGCGAGGATTTCGTGATCCTCGACGTGCAGGGCGTCGGCTATGTCGTGCAATGCTCGTCGCGCACCTTGCAGCGCCTGCCAAAACCCGGCGAGGCGGCGGCACTGGCGATCGAGACCCATGTCCGCGAGGACGCGATCCGGCTCTATGGCTTCCTGTCCGACGTCGAACGCGACTGGTTCCGGCTGATGCAGGTGGTACAGGGCGTCGGCGCCAAGGTGGCGCTCGCCATTCTCTCGACGCTGGAGCCCGGCGCGCTGGCGACGGCGATCGCGACCAACGACAAGGCGGCTGTGGCGCGTTCCCCCGGGGTCGGTCCGAAGCTGGCGCAGCGGCTCTGCGCCGAGCTCAAGGACAAGGCGCCCGCCTTCGGCCATATCGATCCCGGCGTGGTGCAGCTCGCGGGTGCACTGGAGGACAGGAAACTGCCGCAAGCGGTGGCGGACGCGATCTCTGCCCTGTCCAATCTCGGCTATCCGCAGGCGCAGGCGGTGGCGGCGGTGGCCGCGGCCTCGAAAGCGGCCGGCGAGGGGGCCGGGACGGCACAGCTGATCAAGCTGGGCCTCAAGGAACTGGCGAAGTGA
- a CDS encoding TIGR00282 family metallophosphoesterase, translating into MRFLFLGDVVGRPGRIAVQERLPGLRERWKLDCVVINGENSAGGFGITEAICDEFLAAGADAVTLGNHSWDQREALVFIERQPALVRPANYPPGTPGRGATVIEARNGARVLVVNVMGRLFMDPLDDPFAAVERELAACPLREVADAVIIDVHAEATSEKQAMAYFVDGRASLVVGTHTHAPTADTRILPGGTAYQSDAGMCGDYDSVLGMHREEPVRRFLQKVPGARLEPASGPGTLSGVAVDIDDATGLARAVWAVRLGPHLSEAMPEAWERG; encoded by the coding sequence ATGCGTTTTCTCTTCCTCGGCGACGTCGTCGGTCGCCCCGGTCGCATTGCGGTTCAGGAGCGCCTGCCCGGCCTGCGTGAGCGCTGGAAGCTCGACTGCGTCGTGATCAATGGCGAGAACTCTGCCGGCGGCTTCGGCATCACCGAGGCGATCTGCGACGAGTTTCTGGCCGCCGGGGCCGATGCCGTGACGCTCGGCAACCATTCCTGGGATCAGCGCGAGGCGCTGGTGTTCATCGAGCGCCAGCCGGCCCTGGTCCGCCCCGCCAATTATCCGCCGGGAACGCCGGGCCGCGGCGCGACCGTGATCGAGGCGCGCAACGGCGCACGCGTGCTGGTCGTCAATGTGATGGGGCGGTTGTTCATGGACCCGCTCGATGACCCCTTTGCCGCGGTCGAACGCGAACTCGCGGCCTGTCCGCTGCGCGAGGTCGCCGACGCCGTCATCATCGATGTCCATGCCGAGGCGACCAGCGAGAAGCAGGCCATGGCCTATTTCGTCGATGGCCGCGCCAGTCTCGTGGTCGGCACCCATACCCACGCCCCGACCGCCGATACGCGCATCCTGCCTGGCGGCACCGCCTACCAGTCCGATGCGGGCATGTGCGGAGACTATGATTCCGTTCTGGGCATGCACCGGGAGGAGCCGGTTCGCCGCTTCCTGCAGAAGGTTCCCGGCGCGAGGCTCGAACCTGCGTCCGGTCCCGGGACGCTGTCCGGCGTAGCGGTCGATATCGACGACGCAACGGGGCTGGCCCGGGCGGTCTGGGCTGTCAGGCTGGGGCCGCATCTGAGCGAAGCCATGCCGGAGGCGTGGGAGCGGGGCTGA
- the ruvB gene encoding Holliday junction branch migration DNA helicase RuvB — MSEPRRLVTADRRDDDSETSLRPLSLSDFTGQAAARANLQVFINAARARGDALDHVLFVGPPGLGKTTLAQIVARELGVNFRSTSGPVIAKAGDLAAQLTNLEERDVLFIDEIHRLNPAVEEILYPAMEDYQLDLIIGEGPAARSVKIDLPKFTLVGATTRAGLLTTPLRDRFGIPIRLQFYTVEELQGIVARGARVLGIGMSDDGANEVARRSRGTPRIAGRLLRRVRDFAIVDGDPVITRSVADRALQLLDVDGIGLDQMDRRYLTTVAINFGGGPVGIETIAASLSEPRDAIEEIIEPFLLQQGFIQRTPRGRLLTPHAFRHLGMPEPSRETAQFGLFGDEAEDE; from the coding sequence GTGAGTGAACCCCGCCGCCTCGTGACGGCCGACCGTCGCGACGACGACAGCGAAACCTCGCTGCGGCCGCTGTCGCTGTCCGATTTCACCGGTCAGGCGGCGGCGCGCGCCAATCTCCAGGTCTTCATCAATGCGGCGCGCGCGCGGGGCGATGCGCTCGACCATGTGCTCTTCGTCGGCCCGCCGGGCCTCGGCAAGACGACGCTGGCGCAGATCGTGGCCCGTGAGCTCGGCGTCAATTTCCGCTCGACCTCGGGGCCGGTCATTGCCAAGGCGGGCGATCTCGCGGCGCAGCTGACCAATCTCGAAGAGCGCGACGTGCTCTTCATCGACGAGATCCATCGTCTCAACCCGGCGGTCGAAGAAATCCTCTATCCGGCGATGGAGGATTACCAGCTCGACCTGATCATCGGCGAGGGGCCGGCGGCGCGCTCGGTCAAGATCGACCTGCCCAAGTTCACGCTGGTCGGCGCGACCACGCGCGCCGGCTTGCTGACGACGCCGCTGCGCGACCGTTTCGGCATTCCGATCCGCCTGCAATTCTACACGGTCGAGGAGTTGCAGGGCATCGTTGCGCGCGGCGCCCGCGTGCTCGGCATCGGCATGTCGGATGACGGTGCCAACGAGGTTGCCCGCCGGTCCCGCGGGACACCGCGCATCGCCGGCCGGCTGCTCCGGCGCGTGCGTGACTTCGCCATCGTCGATGGCGACCCGGTGATCACCCGCTCGGTCGCCGATAGGGCGCTGCAGCTGCTCGATGTCGACGGCATCGGCCTCGACCAGATGGACCGGCGCTACCTCACCACCGTTGCGATCAATTTCGGCGGCGGCCCGGTCGGGATCGAGACCATCGCCGCGTCGCTCTCGGAGCCACGCGACGCGATCGAGGAGATCATCGAGCCCTTCCTGCTGCAGCAGGGCTTCATTCAGCGCACGCCGCGTGGGCGCCTGCTGACGCCGCATGCGTTCCGACATCTCGGCATGCCGGAGCCGAGCCGCGAGACGGCGCAATTCGGGTTGTTCGGGGACGAGGCCGAGGACGAGTGA
- a CDS encoding DUF3828 domain-containing protein, whose protein sequence is MLRNLLVAVFVTAVAGFTAQWATAAEATPEATVKQAYAATIRSLASTGPKAAPPAWRPPHRDTLLSKSLAALFARDDLYQDESGEMGNIGADPFLSGQDGEVKNLRIVVTGKPEGGRALVTASFQSLGKPVKVAFRMIDEGGAWRIDDIGTGSDSIREALSQPYECGSFMKKPCTR, encoded by the coding sequence ATGCTGAGGAACCTTCTGGTCGCCGTCTTCGTCACGGCGGTTGCGGGTTTTACCGCGCAATGGGCCACCGCGGCGGAGGCTACGCCCGAGGCTACGGTCAAGCAGGCCTATGCCGCCACGATCCGCAGTCTTGCCAGCACTGGCCCCAAGGCCGCACCACCTGCCTGGCGGCCGCCGCATCGCGACACGCTGTTGAGCAAAAGCCTCGCCGCGCTCTTCGCCCGCGACGACCTCTATCAGGATGAAAGCGGCGAGATGGGCAATATCGGCGCTGATCCCTTCCTCAGCGGTCAGGACGGCGAGGTCAAGAACCTGCGCATTGTGGTGACCGGGAAGCCGGAGGGCGGACGGGCGCTTGTCACGGCCAGCTTCCAGAGCCTCGGAAAGCCTGTGAAGGTGGCGTTCCGGATGATCGACGAAGGCGGCGCCTGGCGGATCGACGATATCGGCACCGGCAGCGACAGCATCCGCGAGGCGCTGTCGCAACCCTATGAGTGCGGCTCCTTCATGAAGAAGCCCTGCACGCGCTGA
- a CDS encoding sulfite exporter TauE/SafE family protein encodes MPRLPYLPGPMTDLLSALFPSLTLSGIATLLGATLLGGLVRGFTGFGFAMVFMPLASLVLGPVAALGLIWVIDLPFALPIAARSAKRAEWSEVIPLLIAATLTLPLGLWLLTWLEPRTMRWIVAVLVLAAVTLMASGWRYHGKPGIPLSLGVGSLSGLFNGLSSIGGMPLAVFWLGAQRNDRHKARANLQTYFGLSTVVSGVLLWLKSIITTASLAMALPLFAIYGAGLWVGTHAFRIASEGTFRRIAYLVIFLSALISLPLWDGMLGR; translated from the coding sequence TTGCCCCGCCTGCCTTACCTCCCCGGACCGATGACCGACCTGCTTTCCGCGTTGTTTCCCAGCCTCACCCTCTCGGGGATAGCCACCCTTCTCGGCGCAACGCTGCTCGGCGGATTGGTCCGCGGCTTCACCGGCTTCGGCTTCGCCATGGTCTTCATGCCCCTGGCGAGCCTGGTGCTGGGTCCGGTCGCGGCGCTGGGCCTGATCTGGGTCATTGATCTGCCCTTCGCCCTGCCGATCGCCGCCCGCTCGGCCAAGCGTGCCGAATGGAGCGAGGTCATCCCCCTGCTGATCGCCGCGACGCTGACGCTGCCGCTCGGGCTCTGGCTGCTGACCTGGCTCGAGCCCAGGACGATGCGCTGGATCGTCGCCGTGCTCGTTCTGGCCGCGGTGACGCTGATGGCCTCGGGCTGGCGCTATCACGGCAAGCCGGGCATCCCGCTCTCGCTCGGCGTCGGTTCGCTGTCGGGCCTGTTCAACGGCCTCTCCAGCATCGGCGGCATGCCGCTGGCCGTGTTCTGGCTCGGTGCCCAGCGCAATGACCGGCATAAGGCCCGCGCCAACCTCCAGACCTATTTCGGCCTGTCGACCGTGGTCAGCGGTGTCCTGCTCTGGCTGAAGAGCATCATCACGACCGCATCGCTTGCGATGGCGCTGCCGTTGTTTGCGATCTACGGCGCCGGTCTCTGGGTCGGCACGCATGCTTTCCGGATCGCCTCCGAAGGGACGTTCCGGCGCATCGCCTATCTCGTCATCTTCCTCAGCGCGCTGATCAGCCTGCCGCTATGGGATGGAATGCTGGGGCGTTGA
- a CDS encoding DUF1254 domain-containing protein, with protein sequence MNTRLTILAWLATLAACGGAAAQVPSTASVPVGADNFIRAESDLYMSNMVKDGSLGTFLHRREPASIDNQTVIRLNRDTLYSAAVFDLDAGPVTITLPDAGKRFMSMQVVSEDHYVPAVYYGAGSHTLTRADVGTRYAVVGIRTLVDPADPKDVHQVHALQDAIKASQKGPGKFEVPNWDPASQKKVRDALLVLGSTIPDFKKAFGTKKEVNPIRHLIGTATGWGGNPDKDAIYLNVTPSRNDGTTIYKLTVKDVPVNGFWSVSLYNAEGYYEKNQYDAYTINNITAKRSDGGAIAIQFGGCDGKIPNCLPTMKGWNYTVRLYRPRAEILGDKWKFPEPVAVN encoded by the coding sequence ATGAACACCAGGCTCACGATCCTCGCTTGGCTAGCGACACTGGCCGCATGTGGCGGCGCAGCGGCACAAGTGCCTTCAACAGCTTCGGTCCCAGTCGGCGCGGATAACTTCATCCGCGCCGAGTCCGACCTCTACATGAGCAACATGGTCAAGGACGGTAGTCTCGGGACGTTTCTGCATCGCCGCGAACCGGCTTCGATCGACAACCAGACGGTCATCCGTCTCAATCGCGACACGCTCTATTCGGCCGCCGTCTTCGATCTCGATGCCGGCCCGGTCACGATCACGCTGCCGGATGCCGGCAAGCGCTTCATGTCGATGCAGGTGGTCAGCGAGGACCATTATGTACCGGCGGTCTATTACGGCGCTGGCAGTCACACCCTGACCAGGGCGGATGTCGGCACGCGCTATGCGGTGGTCGGCATCCGCACCTTGGTCGACCCCGCCGACCCGAAGGACGTTCACCAGGTCCACGCCTTGCAGGATGCGATCAAGGCCAGCCAGAAGGGACCAGGCAAGTTCGAAGTGCCGAACTGGGATCCGGCAAGCCAGAAGAAGGTGCGCGACGCGCTGCTCGTGCTCGGCTCGACGATCCCGGACTTCAAGAAGGCGTTCGGCACGAAGAAGGAGGTCAACCCCATTCGCCACCTGATCGGGACCGCGACGGGCTGGGGCGGCAATCCCGACAAGGACGCCATCTATCTCAACGTCACGCCAAGCAGGAATGACGGAACCACCATCTACAAGCTCACCGTCAAGGATGTGCCCGTCAACGGCTTCTGGTCGGTCAGCCTCTACAACGCCGAGGGCTATTACGAGAAGAACCAGTACGATGCCTATACGATCAACAACATCACGGCGAAGAGGAGCGATGGCGGCGCGATCGCCATCCAGTTCGGCGGTTGCGACGGCAAGATCCCCAACTGCCTGCCGACCATGAAGGGGTGGAACTACACCGTACGGCTCTACCGCCCGCGCGCCGAGATCCTGGGCGACAAATGGAAATTCCCCGAGCCGGTGGCAGTAAACTGA
- a CDS encoding DUF2852 domain-containing protein — protein sequence MPIVARLDEYGRGAWFAFAVLGFIVWWPLGLATLAFMWGSGRMSCGYAGGNRFEHRMSRLQEKMDRMRERMGERGGNGGGWGRWGGPPSSGNHAFDEYRAETLRRLEDEQREFQDFLGRLRMAKDKAEFDQFMADRRPSSQPDQDAA from the coding sequence ATGCCGATCGTTGCGAGGCTTGATGAATATGGAAGAGGGGCCTGGTTCGCCTTTGCGGTGCTGGGCTTCATCGTGTGGTGGCCGCTCGGTCTTGCGACCCTGGCCTTCATGTGGGGGAGTGGACGCATGTCTTGCGGATATGCCGGTGGAAACCGGTTCGAGCACCGGATGAGCCGTCTTCAGGAGAAGATGGATCGGATGCGGGAGCGCATGGGGGAACGCGGCGGTAATGGCGGCGGCTGGGGTCGTTGGGGCGGTCCGCCGTCCAGCGGCAACCATGCTTTCGACGAGTACCGCGCAGAAACCCTGCGCAGGCTCGAAGACGAGCAGCGCGAGTTCCAGGACTTCCTGGGGCGCCTGCGCATGGCCAAGGACAAGGCCGAGTTCGACCAGTTCATGGCCGATCGCCGGCCCAGCAGCCAACCGGACCAGGATGCGGCCTGA
- a CDS encoding DUF1254 domain-containing protein has product MRTSLFVSLAASLALLLPQLAPTAHAQAPSPAEARAIAKEATIYGFPLVDNYRIQHSYFVDRNSPEFKAPWNTLVNNARVYTPADTAIQTPNSDTPYSYVGADLRAEPLVFTVPAVEKGRYYSLQFIDQYTFNFAYVGSRATGNGAGSYLLAGPGWKGEKPAGIKSVIRAETDFAFVLYRTQLFNPGDIEKVKAIQAGYKVLPLSQFLGRPAPVPPPNVNFIKPLTTEQERNSPEFFNVLSFILQFSPTNPSERALRARFAKIGVGAGKSIDLASLSPESRQALQDGMTDAWKTFADYKETQLDTGKRTSADGFGTRAFLKNDYMARMSGAALGIYGNSKQEALYPVYFIDSAKQKLSGAQRYTLRFAPGQLPPVNAFWSLTMYELPASLLYANPLNRYLINSPMLAGLKRDPDGGITIYVQNESPGKEREANWLPTPKGPFFAAMRLYWPKPAALNGKWKAPPLQQAN; this is encoded by the coding sequence ATGAGAACGTCGCTCTTCGTCTCTCTCGCTGCCTCGCTTGCCCTGTTGCTGCCACAGCTGGCGCCGACGGCACACGCGCAAGCTCCTAGCCCTGCCGAAGCCCGCGCCATAGCCAAGGAAGCGACGATCTACGGCTTCCCGCTCGTCGATAATTACCGGATTCAGCATTCGTATTTCGTCGATCGCAACAGCCCGGAGTTCAAGGCTCCCTGGAACACGCTCGTCAACAATGCGCGGGTCTACACCCCGGCCGACACAGCGATCCAGACGCCCAACTCGGACACGCCCTATTCCTATGTCGGCGCCGATCTGCGCGCCGAGCCGCTGGTGTTCACGGTGCCAGCGGTCGAGAAGGGACGGTATTATTCACTTCAGTTCATCGACCAGTACACTTTCAACTTCGCCTATGTCGGCAGCCGCGCCACGGGCAACGGCGCCGGGAGCTATCTCCTGGCCGGGCCCGGGTGGAAAGGTGAGAAGCCAGCCGGGATCAAGTCGGTGATCCGCGCCGAGACGGATTTCGCTTTCGTTCTGTATCGGACGCAACTCTTCAACCCCGGCGACATTGAAAAGGTGAAGGCCATACAGGCTGGTTACAAGGTCCTGCCACTCTCGCAGTTCCTGGGAAGGCCGGCGCCGGTGCCGCCACCCAATGTCAATTTCATCAAGCCGCTCACGACTGAGCAGGAGCGCAACTCGCCCGAGTTCTTCAACGTCCTGAGCTTCATCCTGCAGTTCAGCCCGACAAACCCGTCGGAAAGGGCGCTGAGGGCGCGCTTTGCGAAGATCGGAGTCGGTGCTGGCAAATCGATCGACCTTGCTTCGCTCTCACCCGAGTCGCGCCAGGCGCTGCAAGACGGCATGACCGACGCCTGGAAGACTTTCGCAGACTACAAGGAAACGCAGCTCGATACCGGCAAGCGAACCAGCGCCGACGGCTTCGGCACGCGCGCCTTCCTCAAGAACGACTACATGGCGCGGATGTCGGGAGCTGCACTCGGGATCTACGGGAACTCCAAGCAGGAGGCGCTCTATCCCGTCTATTTCATCGATTCCGCCAAACAGAAACTGAGCGGCGCCCAGCGCTACACCCTGCGCTTTGCCCCGGGGCAGCTGCCGCCAGTCAACGCCTTCTGGTCGTTGACCATGTACGAGTTGCCGGCGAGCCTGCTCTACGCCAATCCGCTCAACCGCTATCTGATCAATTCGCCGATGCTCGCCGGCTTGAAGCGCGACCCGGACGGCGGAATCACGATCTACGTGCAGAATGAGTCCCCGGGGAAGGAGCGGGAAGCCAACTGGCTGCCCACCCCGAAGGGGCCGTTCTTCGCCGCGATGCGGCTGTACTGGCCGAAGCCGGCGGCGCTGAACGGCAAATGGAAGGCCCCACCGCTGCAGCAGGCAAACTGA